A single genomic interval of Ornithinimicrobium humiphilum harbors:
- a CDS encoding ankyrin repeat domain-containing protein, with amino-acid sequence MTDSVPDQETVDLAHALFDLARQGATARLAAYVDAGAPVDLTDPAGNTLLMLAAYHGHADLVRELARRGADVDRLNDRGQSPLAGAVFKGEDEVVAVLLEGGADPDRGTPTARETAAMFGRPQLLERPE; translated from the coding sequence ATGACCGACAGCGTGCCTGACCAGGAGACCGTCGACCTCGCCCACGCGCTCTTCGACCTCGCCCGTCAGGGTGCCACGGCGCGGCTCGCCGCCTACGTCGACGCGGGCGCCCCGGTCGACCTCACCGACCCGGCCGGCAACACCCTCCTCATGCTCGCGGCCTACCACGGGCACGCCGACCTGGTCCGCGAGCTCGCGCGCCGGGGTGCCGACGTCGACCGCCTCAACGACCGCGGCCAGTCGCCGCTGGCGGGTGCGGTCTTCAAGGGCGAGGACGAGGTCGTGGCGGTCCTGCTCGAGGGCGGCGCCGACCCCGACCGGGGCACGCCCACCGCGCGCGAGACGGCCGCGATGTTCGGCCGCCCCCAGCTGCTGGAACGGCCGGAATAG
- a CDS encoding peptidase yields MTERRLPPVEVAPLQRHGELSGFVLIGRWPDDTLEWADFLLLAVQLAAVPGMLPQGSTVFRVAEEVPDGPPEGAVGLVLAEGPILGGEHLRPGRFADRTPPGLAVLHPPRSTVSSVPEYDTASGCILLPGAPELGLEHRAAWVEVDAQGHIARLTSKVVDDPGADVDTAALALLLAA; encoded by the coding sequence ATGACGGAGCGGAGACTGCCGCCGGTCGAGGTCGCGCCGCTGCAGCGGCACGGGGAGCTGTCGGGGTTCGTGCTCATCGGGCGCTGGCCCGACGACACGCTCGAGTGGGCCGACTTCCTGCTGCTCGCCGTGCAGCTGGCCGCCGTCCCGGGCATGCTGCCGCAGGGCAGCACCGTCTTCCGCGTCGCCGAGGAGGTCCCCGACGGTCCGCCCGAGGGTGCCGTCGGACTCGTCCTCGCCGAGGGCCCGATCCTCGGCGGCGAGCACCTGCGGCCCGGGCGCTTCGCCGACCGGACCCCGCCGGGGCTGGCGGTCCTGCACCCGCCGCGGAGCACCGTCTCCTCGGTGCCCGAGTACGACACCGCCTCCGGGTGCATCCTGCTGCCCGGCGCTCCCGAGCTGGGGCTGGAGCACCGCGCGGCCTGGGTCGAGGTCGACGCCCAGGGGCACATCGCCCGGCTCACCAGCAAGGTGGTCGACGACCCGGGTGCCGACGTCGACACGGCGGCGCTGGCGCTGCTGCTGGCCGCCTGA
- a CDS encoding AAA family ATPase — MYSTVAVSGYRSLRDVRLPLGRLTVVTGANGAGKSSVYRALRLLADCGAGRVVGSLAREGGLPSVLWAGPESLGAARRGYDVQGTVRTGRVGLRLGVGGDELSYLVDLGIPVQSGSAFDRDPEVKREAVWTGPVMRPATLVARRRNATVELRDDAGRWEQAPVRVPTWASMLTEVVDPADAPELWAVRDALRSWRFYDGFRVDAASPVRRPQVGTRTWALAEDGSDLAAALQTIAEDGGRELEEAVADAFDGARLEVASTDGLMDVRLHQRGMLRPLRAAELSDGTLRYLLWLAALLTPVPPRLMALNEPETSLHPSLVAPLGRLVAQAARRTQVVVVTHSDALLAAAAVATGTDVDAVREADPPPPGEVAPLRLVELEKDLGETRVAGQGLLGTPPWEWGSR; from the coding sequence GTGTACAGCACCGTGGCGGTCAGCGGATACCGGTCCCTGCGCGACGTGCGGCTGCCGCTCGGCCGCCTGACCGTCGTGACGGGGGCCAACGGTGCGGGCAAGAGCAGCGTCTACCGTGCGCTGCGCCTGCTCGCCGACTGCGGCGCGGGCCGGGTCGTCGGCTCCCTCGCCCGCGAGGGCGGGCTCCCCTCGGTCCTGTGGGCCGGTCCGGAGTCGCTCGGCGCCGCACGCCGGGGGTATGACGTGCAGGGCACCGTGCGCACGGGCCGGGTCGGGCTGCGGCTCGGCGTCGGGGGCGACGAGCTGTCCTACCTGGTCGACCTCGGCATCCCCGTGCAGTCGGGATCGGCCTTCGACCGCGACCCCGAGGTCAAGCGCGAGGCGGTGTGGACCGGGCCGGTGATGCGGCCGGCGACCCTCGTGGCGCGCCGCCGCAACGCCACCGTCGAGCTGCGGGACGACGCGGGTCGCTGGGAGCAGGCACCCGTCCGGGTGCCGACCTGGGCCAGCATGCTCACCGAGGTCGTCGACCCGGCCGACGCGCCGGAGCTGTGGGCGGTGCGCGACGCCCTGCGCTCGTGGCGCTTCTACGACGGCTTCCGGGTCGACGCCGCCAGCCCCGTCCGCCGGCCCCAGGTCGGCACCCGCACCTGGGCGCTGGCCGAGGACGGGTCCGACCTGGCCGCCGCGCTGCAGACGATCGCCGAGGACGGCGGACGCGAGCTGGAGGAGGCGGTCGCCGACGCCTTCGACGGCGCGCGGCTGGAGGTGGCCTCCACCGACGGGCTGATGGACGTCCGGCTGCACCAGCGCGGGATGCTCCGCCCGCTGCGGGCGGCCGAGCTGTCCGACGGCACGCTGCGCTACCTGCTCTGGCTGGCCGCCCTCCTCACCCCGGTGCCGCCGCGGCTGATGGCGCTCAACGAGCCCGAGACCAGCCTGCACCCCTCGCTCGTCGCCCCGCTGGGCCGGCTCGTGGCGCAGGCGGCCCGCCGGACGCAGGTCGTGGTGGTCACCCACTCCGACGCGCTGCTCGCGGCCGCGGCCGTCGCGACGGGCACCGACGTCGACGCCGTCCGCGAGGCGGACCCGCCACCGCCGGGCGAGGTCGCCCCGCTGCGACTGGTCGAGCTGGAGAAGGACCTCGGCGAGACGCGGGTCGCCGGCCAGGGGCTGCTCGGCACGCCACCGTGGGAGTGGGGCAGCCGCTAG
- a CDS encoding bifunctional 3'-5' exonuclease/DNA polymerase codes for MDLVLAPAGEVVEAVEVADGQAVPTTRARIPRAELAAWVSARPASTRWVWADSSVVYPELLRAGVRVRTAVDLRLVHALLRRAAAVRGSELASAPPSAWDEADPGAGGPLPDRGAALFELATSSHLDLDACVTEHLAQRRCLEQAGDGGRLAFLCHAESVGGLVAAELNHVGVPFAADVHDRLLTELLGEQDRYGGRPSALAAACEEVRASLGAPSLNPDSQVDLVAALRNAGLPVTSTRKHELRALDHPVVEPLLRYKQLSRLHAANGWAWLHTWVRDGRFRPDWVPGAVVTGRWASRGGGALQLPRQIRAAVRADPGWRLVVADAAQLEPRVLAGMSGDRRMAAASTGGDLYSALVDQGVVPTRQHAKVAMLGAMYGATTGEAGALMPRLQRAYPRAIGLVEAAARAGERGEQVQTWLGRTSPPPAGWWREAQSAAQQPGSGAAAERRARQAARDWGRFTRNFVVQGTAAEWALCWMGHLRRTLAEDPALATSAGRPELVYFLHDEVIVHAPAEVAELAAEAIRDAARAAGRLLFGDFPVEFPLSAAVVDSYDEARD; via the coding sequence GTGGACCTCGTCCTCGCGCCCGCCGGCGAGGTGGTGGAGGCCGTCGAGGTCGCCGACGGGCAGGCCGTCCCCACGACCCGTGCCCGCATCCCCCGGGCAGAGCTGGCGGCCTGGGTGTCCGCGCGGCCCGCGAGCACACGGTGGGTCTGGGCGGACAGCTCGGTCGTCTACCCCGAGCTGCTGCGCGCCGGCGTGCGGGTGCGCACCGCGGTGGACCTGCGGCTGGTGCACGCGCTCCTGCGGCGCGCCGCCGCCGTGCGCGGCAGCGAGCTCGCCTCGGCCCCGCCGTCGGCGTGGGACGAGGCCGACCCCGGCGCCGGCGGCCCGCTGCCCGACCGTGGCGCGGCGCTCTTCGAGCTGGCGACGTCGTCGCACCTCGACCTCGACGCCTGCGTGACGGAGCACCTGGCCCAACGACGCTGCCTCGAGCAGGCGGGCGACGGAGGCCGTCTCGCGTTCCTGTGCCACGCCGAGTCCGTCGGTGGCTTGGTCGCGGCCGAGCTCAACCACGTCGGTGTGCCCTTCGCCGCGGACGTGCACGACCGGCTCCTCACCGAGCTGCTGGGCGAGCAGGACCGCTACGGGGGCCGGCCATCGGCGCTCGCCGCGGCCTGCGAGGAGGTCCGCGCCTCGCTCGGCGCCCCTTCGCTCAACCCCGACTCGCAGGTGGACCTCGTCGCGGCGCTGCGCAACGCCGGCCTGCCGGTCACCAGCACCCGCAAGCACGAGCTGCGGGCCCTGGACCACCCCGTCGTCGAGCCGCTGCTGCGCTACAAGCAGCTGAGCCGGCTGCACGCAGCCAACGGCTGGGCCTGGTTGCACACCTGGGTGCGGGACGGCCGGTTCCGCCCCGACTGGGTGCCCGGGGCCGTCGTCACCGGTCGGTGGGCGAGCCGTGGCGGTGGCGCGCTGCAGCTGCCCAGGCAGATCCGCGCCGCCGTGCGGGCCGACCCGGGCTGGCGGCTCGTGGTCGCCGACGCCGCGCAGCTGGAGCCCCGCGTGCTCGCCGGGATGTCGGGCGACCGGCGGATGGCCGCGGCCTCGACCGGGGGCGACCTCTACTCGGCCCTCGTCGACCAGGGCGTGGTGCCGACCCGCCAGCACGCCAAGGTCGCGATGCTCGGGGCGATGTACGGCGCCACCACCGGAGAGGCCGGTGCCCTGATGCCCCGGCTGCAGCGCGCCTATCCGCGGGCGATCGGGCTGGTGGAGGCGGCGGCCCGGGCCGGCGAGCGCGGCGAGCAGGTGCAGACCTGGCTCGGGCGCACCTCGCCGCCCCCCGCGGGCTGGTGGCGTGAGGCGCAGTCCGCGGCCCAGCAGCCGGGCTCCGGCGCGGCGGCGGAGCGACGCGCCCGCCAGGCGGCGCGCGACTGGGGCCGCTTCACCCGCAACTTCGTGGTGCAGGGGACCGCGGCCGAGTGGGCGCTCTGCTGGATGGGGCACCTGCGGCGCACCCTCGCGGAGGACCCGGCGCTCGCCACCTCGGCCGGGCGGCCCGAGCTGGTCTACTTCCTGCACGACGAGGTGATCGTCCACGCCCCGGCCGAGGTGGCGGAGCTGGCGGCCGAGGCGATCCGGGACGCCGCCCGCGCGGCGGGCCGGCTGCTCTTCGGCGATTTCCCGGTCGAGTTCCCGCTCTCGGCCGCGGTCGTGGACTCCTACGACGAGGCCCGCGACTAG
- a CDS encoding SGNH/GDSL hydrolase family protein produces MQVRPEPAHPRTWERFVAIGDSFTEGLVDAHPTRPDEYVGWADRVAAALAARNAAEGRDFGYANLAIRGRLIDAIIAEQVEPALALTPDLVSFSAGGNDVLRPRVSVESVIARLEATVEQIRATGADVLLVTAPNLAWMPLVNRVHPRLVDYTAQLWGVAQRTGAFVVDIYTLRSLRDQRMYGPDRIHLSSEGHARVAAQALWTLGMPFEVRDWTVPLDPAPPLGRFESIQANREWVATHLRPWIRRRLRGESSGDLRRPKRPEIAPVELDLPAPGEE; encoded by the coding sequence ATGCAGGTCCGTCCCGAGCCCGCGCACCCGCGCACCTGGGAGCGCTTCGTCGCCATCGGCGACTCGTTCACCGAGGGCCTGGTCGACGCGCACCCCACCCGCCCCGACGAGTACGTCGGCTGGGCCGACCGGGTCGCCGCGGCGCTGGCCGCGCGCAACGCCGCCGAGGGCCGCGACTTCGGCTACGCCAACCTCGCGATCCGCGGCCGGCTGATCGACGCGATCATCGCCGAGCAGGTCGAGCCGGCCCTGGCGCTGACGCCCGACCTGGTGAGCTTCTCCGCCGGCGGCAACGACGTGCTGCGCCCGCGGGTGTCGGTCGAGTCGGTCATCGCCCGGCTGGAGGCGACGGTGGAGCAGATCCGGGCCACCGGCGCCGACGTCCTCCTCGTCACCGCCCCCAACCTGGCCTGGATGCCGCTGGTCAACCGGGTGCACCCGCGTCTGGTCGACTACACCGCCCAGCTCTGGGGCGTCGCCCAGCGCACCGGCGCCTTCGTCGTCGACATCTACACCCTGCGCTCGCTGCGCGACCAGCGGATGTACGGCCCCGACCGCATCCACCTCAGCTCCGAGGGCCACGCCCGCGTCGCCGCGCAGGCGCTGTGGACCCTGGGTATGCCGTTCGAGGTGCGCGACTGGACGGTGCCGCTCGACCCCGCCCCGCCGCTGGGGCGCTTCGAGTCGATCCAGGCCAACCGCGAGTGGGTCGCCACGCACCTGCGGCCGTGGATCCGGCGCCGGCTGCGCGGCGAGTCCTCCGGGGACCTGCGCCGCCCGAAGCGGCCGGAGATCGCCCCGGTCGAGCTGGACCTGCCCGCCCCCGGCGAGGAGTAG
- a CDS encoding DNA glycosylase AlkZ-like family protein, whose product MTWEQLAAATLARQFAEGRPPVTDVAGVAGLLGRTGPVQAQTARSPFLGLAARARGVTLDLVTAAYEEGAVVRGSSLRGTVHTSTSGDHVLLDVATRLGQRTRFERELQLDAAPVERVWEATEAFARDAWRTADELLEHLGSWLAEHDPGARPRLGTTASPSLGYGHGGLVRRPLSGGWEGQGRPGYRAARAVLGDGHLRDVALADPQGSLVALVRRHLTCSGPASRRDLAWWSGVGLRAVDAALAAVPDLVTTTAPDGQQVHDLPGLPTGEGSSPAEVVPGVRLLPEFDALMCAYEPAARVRFVDLEHHGVLAGRANGLLLAPLLVDGRITGHWRAEGSGPRRRCVVTWFAGTRRPTRAEVEEQLDRVATAYPLTWTGLEIVRG is encoded by the coding sequence GTGACCTGGGAGCAGCTCGCCGCCGCCACCCTCGCCCGGCAGTTCGCCGAGGGGCGGCCGCCGGTGACCGACGTCGCCGGCGTGGCCGGGCTGCTGGGGCGGACGGGGCCGGTCCAGGCGCAGACCGCGCGCTCGCCCTTCCTCGGGCTGGCCGCCCGGGCGAGGGGAGTCACCCTCGACCTCGTCACCGCGGCCTACGAGGAGGGCGCCGTCGTCCGCGGCAGCTCGCTGCGGGGGACCGTGCACACCAGCACCTCCGGCGACCACGTCCTCCTCGACGTCGCGACCCGGCTCGGCCAGCGCACGAGGTTCGAGCGCGAGCTGCAGCTCGACGCCGCGCCGGTCGAGCGGGTCTGGGAGGCCACCGAGGCCTTCGCCCGTGACGCCTGGCGCACGGCCGACGAGCTCCTGGAGCACCTCGGCAGCTGGCTGGCCGAGCACGACCCGGGCGCCCGTCCCCGGCTCGGCACCACCGCCTCACCCTCCCTGGGCTACGGCCACGGCGGCCTGGTCCGCCGGCCGCTGAGCGGCGGGTGGGAAGGTCAGGGGAGGCCCGGCTACCGCGCCGCCCGGGCCGTGCTCGGCGACGGCCATCTCCGCGACGTGGCCCTCGCCGACCCGCAGGGCTCGCTCGTCGCCCTCGTGCGGCGGCACCTCACCTGCTCCGGCCCGGCGAGCCGTCGGGACCTCGCCTGGTGGTCCGGCGTCGGGCTGCGGGCGGTCGACGCCGCTCTCGCGGCCGTTCCCGACCTGGTCACCACGACGGCCCCGGACGGGCAGCAGGTCCACGACCTGCCGGGCCTGCCCACCGGCGAGGGGAGCTCCCCGGCGGAGGTGGTGCCGGGGGTGCGGCTGCTGCCGGAGTTCGACGCGCTGATGTGCGCCTACGAGCCGGCGGCCCGGGTGCGCTTCGTCGACCTCGAGCATCACGGCGTCCTGGCGGGCCGCGCCAACGGCCTCCTCCTCGCGCCGCTCCTCGTCGACGGCCGCATCACCGGGCACTGGCGCGCCGAGGGCTCCGGGCCACGGCGCCGGTGCGTCGTCACCTGGTTCGCCGGCACCCGCCGACCCACCCGCGCCGAGGTGGAGGAGCAGCTGGACCGGGTGGCGACGGCCTACCCCCTCACCTGGACCGGTCTGGAGATCGTGCGGGGCTGA
- a CDS encoding SRPBCC family protein, protein MTTTDQQTRYERAVIEPDATVPAVHITRDFRATPEQLLRAHTDPELFARWIGPDGMTTRIDHWDARTLGSYRYVSGHDGTEYGFRGTFPEISEHRLVQTFCYEGMPEAIALETMTFEDLGDGWTRLHAFSLCDSFEGRDGMLASGMEVGVHDGYAKLDRLLAEG, encoded by the coding sequence ATGACCACGACCGACCAGCAGACCCGCTACGAGCGGGCCGTCATCGAGCCCGACGCGACCGTGCCCGCGGTCCACATCACCCGCGACTTCCGGGCCACCCCCGAACAGCTGCTCCGGGCCCACACCGACCCCGAGCTCTTCGCGCGGTGGATCGGCCCGGACGGCATGACCACCCGGATCGACCACTGGGACGCCCGCACCCTCGGCTCCTACCGCTACGTCAGCGGCCACGACGGCACGGAGTACGGCTTCCGCGGCACCTTCCCCGAGATCAGCGAGCACCGGCTGGTCCAGACCTTCTGCTACGAGGGCATGCCCGAGGCGATCGCCCTGGAGACGATGACCTTCGAGGACCTCGGCGACGGCTGGACCCGGCTGCACGCCTTCTCGCTGTGCGACTCCTTCGAGGGGCGCGACGGGATGCTGGCCTCCGGCATGGAGGTCGGGGTCCACGACGGCTACGCCAAGCTCGACCGGCTGCTCGCCGAGGGGTGA
- a CDS encoding ArsR/SmtB family transcription factor — MTDQLSRVFGALADPTRRDIVARLSDRDATVGELAEPYAMSLQAVSKHLRVLEEAGLVTRGRDAQRRPVHLEAEVFDLMTMWIERYQRRAEERYTRLDAVLADLQEGRDETPRETKDAAS; from the coding sequence ATGACGGACCAGCTCTCCAGGGTGTTCGGCGCCCTGGCCGACCCCACCCGGCGGGACATCGTGGCGCGCCTGAGCGACCGCGACGCCACGGTCGGTGAGCTCGCCGAGCCGTACGCCATGAGCCTGCAGGCCGTCTCCAAGCACCTCCGGGTGCTCGAGGAGGCCGGGCTCGTGACCCGCGGCCGGGACGCCCAGCGGCGCCCGGTCCACCTCGAGGCGGAGGTCTTCGACCTGATGACGATGTGGATCGAGCGCTACCAGCGCCGGGCGGAGGAGCGCTACACGCGCCTCGACGCCGTCCTGGCGGACCTGCAGGAGGGGCGCGACGAGACGCCCCGCGAGACGAAGGACGCAGCATCATGA
- a CDS encoding DinB family protein: protein MDAQPAPIEPDTKDWTVVITRGCPECGFDPGYDVGSTGRRLRAAEPAWRERLTRADARTRPAATTWSPLEYAAHCRDVLRVMRGRLEQMLAEDGAVFEEWDQDAAAVADRYDLQDPAQVAEEYASEVGATAAAFDAVGADAWERRGSRAGTAFTVATLAVYTLHDIEHHLHDVEAR, encoded by the coding sequence ATGGACGCGCAGCCCGCCCCGATCGAGCCGGACACCAAGGACTGGACGGTGGTGATCACCCGGGGCTGCCCGGAGTGCGGCTTCGACCCGGGCTACGACGTGGGGTCGACGGGCCGGCGCCTGCGGGCGGCGGAGCCGGCCTGGCGGGAGCGCCTCACCCGCGCCGACGCGCGCACCAGGCCGGCCGCCACGACCTGGTCGCCGCTGGAGTACGCCGCGCACTGCCGCGACGTGCTGCGCGTCATGCGCGGCCGGCTGGAGCAGATGCTCGCCGAGGACGGGGCCGTCTTCGAGGAGTGGGACCAGGACGCCGCGGCGGTGGCCGACCGCTACGACCTGCAGGACCCGGCGCAGGTGGCCGAGGAGTACGCCTCGGAGGTGGGCGCCACGGCCGCTGCCTTCGACGCGGTGGGCGCAGACGCCTGGGAGCGTCGCGGCTCCCGGGCCGGCACGGCGTTCACGGTGGCCACCCTGGCCGTCTACACGCTCCACGACATCGAGCACCACCTGCACGACGTCGAGGCCCGATGA
- a CDS encoding response regulator transcription factor, with amino-acid sequence MTALLSALHPDDRTERAVRSALQRAGVVVRPLSPDAPDLPPPGTRLVVVVAGTGVAERHELCARVHAGADVPVVLLAASPHERDELLAFAAGCDDYIRTPCSDLVVAVRLQARLRRAPAPAEEGARLGSVFLDRAARRVAVGDREVPLTRTEFELLQVLLENPRHVLTRQHLLERVWQGCARDDHVLEVHLSRLRAKVLRAGGPFLGQPVPGVGYRAVRADPETTTPRPSD; translated from the coding sequence GTGACCGCGCTCCTGTCCGCCCTTCATCCGGACGACCGCACCGAACGGGCCGTCCGGTCCGCGCTGCAGCGCGCCGGAGTCGTGGTGCGACCGTTGTCGCCCGACGCCCCCGACCTGCCGCCCCCCGGCACCCGGCTCGTCGTCGTGGTCGCCGGGACCGGTGTCGCCGAGCGTCACGAGCTGTGCGCCCGGGTCCATGCCGGCGCGGACGTGCCCGTGGTGCTCCTGGCCGCCAGCCCGCACGAGCGCGACGAGCTGCTGGCCTTCGCCGCGGGCTGCGACGACTACATCCGCACCCCGTGCAGCGACCTCGTGGTGGCGGTGCGGCTGCAGGCGCGGCTGCGCCGGGCCCCGGCGCCCGCGGAGGAGGGCGCGCGCCTGGGGTCCGTCTTCCTGGACCGGGCGGCCCGCCGGGTCGCCGTGGGGGACCGGGAGGTGCCGCTCACACGGACCGAGTTCGAGCTGCTGCAGGTGCTCCTGGAGAACCCGCGCCACGTCCTGACCAGGCAGCACCTCCTCGAGCGGGTCTGGCAGGGCTGCGCCCGCGACGACCACGTCCTCGAGGTCCATCTCAGCCGGCTGCGCGCCAAGGTGCTGCGTGCCGGCGGGCCCTTCCTGGGCCAGCCCGTCCCGGGCGTCGGCTACCGCGCGGTCCGGGCGGACCCGGAGACGACGACGCCCCGCCCGTCGGACTGA
- a CDS encoding HU family DNA-binding protein, with amino-acid sequence MSKKVIVEAVAREAGMTQAAADKVVSAVLDAIGAELAKGEKVSFPGFGTFEVRERAARTGRNPQTGAEIQIAASKAPAFKAGSKLKERVSG; translated from the coding sequence ATGAGCAAGAAGGTTATCGTCGAGGCCGTGGCCCGCGAGGCAGGCATGACCCAGGCTGCTGCGGACAAGGTCGTCAGCGCCGTTCTCGACGCCATCGGCGCCGAGCTCGCCAAGGGCGAGAAGGTCTCCTTCCCGGGCTTCGGCACCTTCGAGGTGCGCGAGCGCGCCGCCCGCACCGGGCGCAACCCGCAGACCGGCGCCGAGATCCAGATCGCCGCGAGCAAGGCCCCGGCGTTCAAGGCCGGCTCCAAGCTGAAGGAGCGCGTCTCCGGCTGA
- a CDS encoding aminotransferase class I/II-fold pyridoxal phosphate-dependent enzyme, which translates to MSLPPAGEHGGDGPAVAAALGLDPADLLDLSQNMNPLAPPVAPLVSRHLDALGRYPDDRPATALLAGVLGVDRERVLLTNGGSEAISLVTAVLGGRVRGEPEFGLHPRGQQGPVWRTDPHSPTGHLAGPDEHADVWDEAFYALATGRWTAGREGVVVVGSLTKTFACPGLRLGYVLADPDVVGRCAALQPHWSVSTLALAVLPDLLESADLPAWSAGVTTLRAELTDLLRGHGLTVSAGDAPWVLVDEPGLRERLAPHGVLVRDCRSFGLPGVARVAVPDAAGLDRLSAALDRL; encoded by the coding sequence GTGAGCCTTCCCCCGGCCGGAGAGCACGGCGGCGACGGTCCTGCGGTGGCGGCCGCGCTGGGGCTCGACCCCGCGGACCTGCTCGACCTCTCCCAGAACATGAACCCCCTGGCGCCCCCCGTGGCGCCCCTGGTGAGCCGCCACCTCGACGCGCTCGGCCGCTATCCCGACGACCGTCCCGCGACCGCCCTGCTGGCCGGTGTCCTGGGGGTGGACCGCGAGCGCGTGCTGCTGACCAACGGCGGCAGCGAGGCCATCTCCCTGGTGACCGCCGTGCTCGGCGGACGGGTGCGCGGCGAGCCGGAGTTCGGGCTGCACCCCCGCGGGCAGCAGGGCCCGGTGTGGCGCACCGACCCCCACAGCCCGACCGGGCACCTCGCCGGTCCCGACGAGCACGCGGACGTCTGGGACGAGGCCTTCTACGCGCTGGCGACGGGCCGGTGGACCGCGGGCCGCGAGGGCGTGGTCGTCGTCGGCTCGCTCACCAAGACCTTCGCCTGCCCCGGCCTGCGGCTGGGCTACGTGCTGGCCGATCCCGACGTCGTGGGCCGGTGCGCGGCGCTGCAGCCGCACTGGTCGGTGAGCACCCTCGCGCTGGCCGTGCTGCCGGACCTGCTGGAGAGCGCCGACCTGCCCGCGTGGTCGGCCGGCGTCACCACGCTGCGGGCCGAGCTGACCGACCTCCTGCGCGGCCACGGCCTGACCGTGTCCGCCGGGGACGCGCCGTGGGTCCTGGTCGACGAGCCGGGCCTGCGCGAGCGCCTCGCGCCCCACGGCGTGCTGGTCCGCGACTGCCGCAGCTTCGGGTTGCCGGGCGTGGCCCGGGTGGCCGTGCCCGACGCGGCCGGGCTGGACCGGCTGTCCGCCGCCCTCGACCGGCTCTGA
- a CDS encoding ABC transporter substrate-binding protein: MTHPAPTHLLRAPAALLAATLVLAACGSATDDATDTAAPAASTDTDAASAPASDFPVTLPDGTVLEERPERIVSLSPSATEILFAIGAGDQVVAADEFSTYPAEAPTTDLSGFDPNVEAILGYEPDLVVIANDIDDLKASLEALDVPVLVNAAPADIESGYAGLADLALATGHVDEGAAVVEQMRADVAAALEKAPRGAGLRVYHELDETLYAASSASFIGSVYTELGAVNIADEADTEQTGYPQLTEEAVVDANPQLVVISDAAIYTVDDVAARPGWAEVDAVRTGSIVAVDADISSRWGPRLPELIDTLAEAMSAVPVAAGSR, translated from the coding sequence ATGACGCATCCTGCCCCCACCCACCTGCTGCGCGCGCCCGCCGCCCTGCTGGCGGCGACGCTCGTCCTCGCGGCCTGCGGGTCAGCGACCGACGACGCGACCGACACGGCCGCACCGGCGGCGAGCACCGACACCGACGCTGCCAGCGCCCCGGCGAGCGACTTCCCCGTGACCCTGCCCGACGGCACCGTCCTGGAGGAGCGCCCCGAGCGCATCGTCTCGCTGTCCCCCTCCGCCACCGAGATCCTCTTCGCCATCGGCGCCGGCGACCAGGTCGTGGCCGCCGACGAGTTCTCGACCTATCCCGCCGAGGCACCGACGACCGACCTGTCGGGCTTCGACCCCAACGTCGAGGCGATCCTCGGCTACGAGCCCGACCTCGTCGTCATCGCCAACGACATCGACGACCTCAAGGCCTCGCTCGAGGCGCTCGACGTCCCGGTGCTGGTCAACGCCGCCCCGGCCGACATCGAGAGCGGCTACGCCGGCCTGGCCGACCTCGCCCTGGCGACCGGCCACGTCGACGAGGGCGCGGCCGTCGTCGAGCAGATGCGCGCCGACGTCGCCGCCGCCCTGGAGAAGGCCCCCCGCGGCGCCGGCCTCCGCGTCTACCACGAGCTCGACGAGACGCTCTACGCCGCGAGCAGCGCCAGCTTCATCGGCTCCGTCTACACCGAGCTCGGCGCCGTGAACATCGCCGACGAGGCCGACACGGAACAGACCGGCTACCCACAGCTGACCGAGGAGGCCGTCGTCGACGCCAACCCGCAGCTCGTCGTGATCTCGGACGCGGCGATCTACACCGTCGACGACGTCGCGGCCCGCCCTGGGTGGGCCGAGGTCGACGCCGTCCGCACCGGCAGCATCGTGGCCGTCGACGCCGACATCTCCTCGCGCTGGGGCCCGCGCCTGCCCGAGCTGATCGACACCCTCGCCGAGGCGATGTCGGCCGTCCCGGTCGCCGCGGGCAGCCGCTGA